The Halorhodospira halophila SL1 genomic sequence CCGTCCTCCGGGTGCAGGACCTCCCGGAGGGTGCGGGCGTCCGGTGCGGGGAAGTCCAGTTGGTTCCAGGTGAAGGGCGTATCCTTACGGAAGCCAACCATGTAGATCCGCTCGCGGTGCTGGGGCACGAACCCCTTGCCGTCGATGACCCGATCATGCACGCGATAACCGAGCTCTTCCAGCACGCGGCGGATCACTTCGTAGGTACGTCCGCCATCATGACTTCGCAGGTTTTTCACGTTCTCGAGGAGGAATGCCCGTGGACGCTTTACCTCGATGATCCGCGCAACGTCAAAGAACAGGGTTCCCTGCGCCTCGCACAGGAACCCATGCTCGCGTCCCAGGCTGTTCTTCTTGGAAACGCCGGCCAGCGAAAAGGGCTGACACGGGAATCCGGCCAACAGGACGTCGTGCTGAGGAATGCGTTCGTCGATAGAGCGGCTGTTCTCATCCGCGTCATCTGAGACCGCCGTAATCTGACGGATGTCCGTCTGGATCTCTTCGCCCTCGTTCCCAAAGTTTGCACGGTAGGTCTGGAGGGCGAAACGGTCCCATTCGGAGGAAAAGACGCAGTGGCCACCGACGCTTTCAAACCCCTGTCGGATACCCCCCACTCCGGCGAACAGGTCAATGAAGGAGAACTGCCCGTCAACGTCAGACCGCAGGGGAGCCCGCCGGAGCAGGAGCTGGCTCAGCGCCGGCTCCCAACGATTGGGCATCGGGATCTCGCCTTTCGCCCACCGCCGGACCGTACGTTCGTCCACCCCGAGTTCACGGGCCACATCCGCCCTCGTGGCCAGCTCCAAGGCCGAGTAAAGCAGTGCGGTCGCAGCATTGGAAGAGTGCATGGCAGATCCTCTGGGATTCGTTCCGGACATTGTGCCCGGATTGATTCCCGCCTGTCCAGCACGATGGCTCCTTCGCACCGCGCTTGCCCGACCCCCCCTTTCTCACAGCCTGGCGGCCATACGACGGATCCCGGGCTGGCCCGCTTGTCACGGCAGGGCTGGATCATCCATCATTGAAATACACAGGGGGGTACCCGCTTAAACAGTCCCGATACCTAAAATGCCTGATAGAAACCGGCAACAAGAGAGCCTTTTGGCTGCGGCGGGCGCTTCCATCCGCGAGATCCGTCAAGAGAACGGCCTCAGCCAAGAGCAGCTGGCCATGGATGCGGGCATAGACCAATCGACCCTGAGCAAGATCGAGCGTATCGGGCCACATGTAACCTCATGGCGGACCCTGTTCGCCATCCTGGATGTTCTGGGATGTGAAGCCACCATCCTGATATCGAAGCTGGAGGATATCGAAGTTCGCCCACGCCACCTATAGGGCGCGGCTTCATCTGCGGGACTGGATTGCTATGCTTACAGTGCCGGGGGCGGATAGCAAGCAGGATGGTGTCGCGGCCCCAGGAACCCATCAACCTTCCCTTGAAGCCGAAGCACACTGTGCATACCGTTTCGCGAAGAGGCCATTGGCGGACTCCGTATGCGATCACGGTACGCGGGAAGCGCTACGGCATCGAAAAAGCCGGTCGCGGCCGCGGCACCGACCAGTCCTCCGCCCGCCCCCGTGTGGCTCGGACAACCTCCTCCGGGGGGGGGGGGGGCTATACCCAAGGCGCCCCCCCTTGGGCTGCTCCCGCGCGGGTTGAGACGGAGGTCCGCGCCTGCTTCGGGTGATGCGCGACCACGGGCTGCTCGCCCCGTGCCGGGCTCGGCGCAATCTCGGGCCCGACTTGCACGACGGAACCATCATCACCGAGGCGCCGGACAGGGCAGGACCAGGGCTGCGACCACGACCTTCTTAGCGGACAATGGGCAGGTGTCGGTCTTCGCCGTCGTGGACCACTATAACGCCGAGAGGCTGGGGATCCACGCGGCCCGCCCGCGGGACCGTTCCGAGGCGCTGGAGCTGCTGCGCCAGGCGGTCCGGCGATCTTCGGGCTCTTCCAGCAGGGTATCGCCACCGGGGTAGCCCTGCGTCACGACCATGGAAGCCACACATCAGCGACATCTTCCAGCGCGAGCTCGGCTTCCCGGGCTTCGAGTTCTCGCCGGCGTTCGTCCACGCCCTGGAGAGTACTGGGGTCATCGAGCGGTTCTTCCGCACCCTCACGAAGCAGCTGCCCGTGGTGCAGTTGCTCGACATCCACGCCAGGGAGGCTGACATCCTCCTGAAGCCAGTCGAGCACGCCGCGCTTGCTCCGCGGTGCAGCCAGCCGGCTGAAGACCATGGCGCGGATCAACGCCTCCGCGTCGAACTCGCGCCGTGACGAACGCAGCGCCTTGCGGAGGGCCTCATCCAGGCCGAGTTCCTGCCAGGGCTGGTGCAGCGCCCAAAGGTCCCCAGAGGCGCGAGCACGCTGGAACTCCGGTTCCGCGCTCCGGCGCTCAGACCGCCCAACAGCGCGTTGCAGGCCCTTGATGAGGCCGTCGACCTCGTCATCGCTGAGTTGGTCGGCCCGCCCGAGGTTCGCGACGGTGCATTGCTTCACCCGTCCGTTGTCGTCGCGGTCGCCCTCGACGAGGCGAACGTAGCGGCGAGGACCCGATCGGACGATGCGTACGTACATGACACGACCCTATAAATCCTACGGCCTGCTTTCACGGGCTCTATCGATTGATGCGTGTGACAACAGCTGGTCCGCGCTTCATGTAGAGACAAAATTGGAAGATCAGCAGGTTATCCCCCGCACACCGGGGATGTGCCAGAGCTCTGCTGCGGAAGTCGGGCGAGCAGTTTCGTTACGACATTGATGACGAGGCCTGGACAGCTGCCGAACGTCTCGACGGTAAGCTGCTGCTGGTCACGAGCCTGGACGGCTGGGAAGCGCAGGCGATCGTCGCCCGCTACCGTTCCCTGGCCGATATCGAGCGCGGATTCCGGGCACTGAAGAGCACCCTGGACATCGCCCCGGTCTACCACCGGCTGCCCGAGCGCATCCGCGCCCATGCGCTGATCTGCTTCCTCGCCCTGGTGCTCTACCGGGTGCTGCGCATGCGCCTGAAATCCAGGGACTCCGCCTTCAGCGTCGAGCGCGCGTTAGAAGCGCTGGAGACCGTGCAAAGGCACGCGGTCGAGATCAACGGGGAAGCCCACACCGGGGTGTCGATCTCCCCAGAGCAACGACAGCTCTTTCAGGAACTGGAGGTGAAGCCGCCGAGGCAATCCGACGTCGCTTGAGTTGTGCCAACCCAGAGGCGCCCATCCGGCGCATCAATAAGTTATGCGCGCGGCTGTGGAACTCGGGGGCGCCGGTCCGGGCCGGCTACCCTGCAGCCACGCCGATGGCGGCGTGATCAGCTTACCGGGTGTCCAGCAAACGGGGCACGATACACCCGCCTCTCTGACTCAACCTCACGCATTCGCGTGATGGGATACGTGAAGACCCACCTGTGTTCCAATGCTGTCGGATCCCGGATCATGTTTTACGCGCCAAGTGCGAAAGCAACTATTCAACCAACCGGTTTTCCCGGTGCCATTCTAACGCTTCATCCATTACCCGCATGTTGCAATCACTCGGTTCCGTGACGGGTCGGGTATGGAGGCCGACCAAGAACTCATTACCCGGTAGATCACGGACCGACTCGGGGACCAATATCTTTCGGTCAGGCGCCACGCCAATCAATCCACGATCAAATGCCCAATGCAGGTCTTTGGTCAGCGGAAGCCCATTTGCAGGATGATCCGACCCTGCTCTGCTTACAGGGATCACATGTGCAGCGTCCAAACCCAGAACGTTGTCCCCAACCGGTGATATGAACTTTCGCCCAGTGAAAGCGCACCTATTATCATACAGTGAAAGAACTTTTCCTCGGAACGCCCTATCGCGTGCCTTCCGAACTGTTTTGGCCTCGATGATCTCTCGGTTTTCATCGAAAGCGAAGGGAGTTTCAGCGACCTGCCTGTCGAGATATTTTTCAGCCTCCTCGATCTCGTCACTCTCGACCGGCGGGTTATCCAGGTCTAAGCACCCACACCTGGAACTGCCAATCTTGGTGTTGATTGCGTCATATTCGGGGGTTCCCCGTTCAATCAGATGAAGCTGGATATATCCATCGTCATCAAGGTCTTTCGTGAAGAGAAGAATATCATCCTTTTTGGCTTTGTTCCGGAGGGGCCCGAGGTTATCAGTAAGTCGCCTTTCAGGCGACCTTTTGCCTCCCCAAGTCTGATACTGGTAGCGTGCTTTGGCAGTACCAACCCTCTGGCCATTTACAAACAGATCCGCGACGAGGTTCAAGCTCAACGTAGGTTCCTCGCGGGTGGCCACACCCCGGAGGGGGGGGGAAGAAACGCGAAATAGCCTTGGGTATTAAGAAGCCCGCTTGGTGGCCGCGTGCTTTTCCCGTGTCATTATGGGAAAGCTTCTTGAAAAATGGAGTGTCGAGCATAGGGCCGTCCAGATCACATGGTCCGAGTTAGATTCGTATCATTGCGACTATCTTGTCAAGTTGTTTTGAGCGGGGGCCCCGGAGTGCGCAAGGCATAGAGGGGAACACCGGAGGACGTGGGCCTCAGGGAGGTGAGTGGCCACCGCGGCTAGAATCTGCCAGTGGTGGGGGGCCTTTCTCGCCGCAGGCGAGGCCGGACTCAGGGGCGGCAGCGCGCAGGATACGCGCAATGAGCAGCTCCACCAGCCCCGGGCCAAAGCCGGGGACGTGACCATGGATCTGGAAGCCTCGGGCGGCGGAAGAGATCAACAAACCACGCTCCGAGCCGGGCCCTCCTTTGACTAGCAGGGTGCTGAGAAACGGTCTTCTGCGTGGCCACCGAGGGGTGTCGAAGGTGATCTACGATGGCCGGGTGGCGTTCCAAGCGGGGGGTGATACCCGCCAACCCGGCGGTGCCCCAACCCGCCTGCGCCCGGAAGGGGCCGGGCAGCAGGGGATGGAGGCACTCCGCCCCCATCTCAGCCAGCCCCGAGCAGTTTGGGTGTGCGGACCAGGTTGTAGGCCAGGGCATGGAACCCGAAGTCCCACCCCACCCTGTCTGGTCCGATGAAGCGGGTCTTGCGAAGGCCACCGACGGTCTTGGACCAGCCGAAGAACTCCTCGACGCGCTTGCGGATGCGCTGGCTGACCGCATAGCCGGGGTGGCGCGTCGTCCGACCATCCACAGCATTGAACCGGCGCTTCTCGGCAACATGGGGCGTAACCTCGTACTCGCGCAGGGCCTGGACGAAATCTCGGGTGTTGTAGCCGGCGTCGCCAGCAAGCGTCAGCCGGCCTCGCTCTGCAGGGATCTCGCGGATCATCTCCAGGGCCGCCTCCCGCTCGGCGGTGCCACAGGCCTGGGTTAGGCGGGTATCGACGATGAGCCCATGACGGTTCTCCATCAGGGCATGGCCGATATAGCAAAGCCGCGCAGGCTGCCCCTGGCCCTTGCGGTAGAGCCGAGCATTCGGGTCCGTGCTCGAGGCGTGGGTATCGTTGCGCCGCTGCTGACCCCGGAAGTTGACCGTCGGATTGCGCCCGCCGCTCTGCAAGTCATCATCACCCGAGCTGTCGCCGTCCTGGCTGATCGGCTTGAAGCTCTTCATCGAGGCCCAGGCCTCGATGAGCGTGCCATCGACCGAGAAGTGCTCGTCGGAGAGCAGGGGCCGAACCTCCTCGAGTTCCGTGAACGAGCGCAGCAGGCGCTGCGCAACCTCCGCCTCGATCAGGCGGTCCCGGCTCTTGGTGAAGGTGGTCGGGTGCCAGACGGGGTCATCGACCTGGAGCCCGACGAACCAGCGGAACAGGAGGTTGCAGTCGAGCTGCTCCATGAGCAGCCGCCCCGAGCGGATCGAGTACAGGGCCTGAAGCAAAAGCGCCCGGATCAGTCGCTCCGGCGGGATCGACGGCCGACCGGTGCCCGAGTACACCGCGTCCAGCTCGTCCGAGATCGAGTCGAGCAGCCGATCAACGAGGACACGGATCTCGCGAAGAGGGTGATTCTTGGGGATGCGATCTTCGAGGCTGACGTAGCTGAACATGTGCTGTTGCTCGACATCCTCACCGCGCATCCGGAGACCTCCTGTTCCGCCGTCAACGACACCCTCTATGATACCGCGCAGCCGAGTTTTTCAGCAGCCTGCTAGAGGAGGCGGAAGACACGCCTGAGGCCATCGCCCCAGAGGACCTCTTGCTCTGGGACAGAGTCCTCGAATACTGGTACAAATGCATTGAGGGCCGAGAAACCCCGAGCCACCTCTTCGCCGAAGCGCTCGGGGTCGCGCTGCACCATTTCGATGACCTCGTCTCACAAGGCACAGAGTCGGGCACCAATGCTCAGGCCAAACTGCCAGGGGGTGAGATCGTCCGGCGATTCCTTGAGGAACCGGAGAGCTTCCCCTTTCGCGTGATGGGTCGCAACGGTGGCTTTACTGGAGCCGATCTGAAGCGCGACATCGCTTCTCCCACGACCTGGCAAGCTCAAATGTACGAGG encodes the following:
- the dcm gene encoding DNA (cytosine-5-)-methyltransferase; amino-acid sequence: MHSSNAATALLYSALELATRADVARELGVDERTVRRWAKGEIPMPNRWEPALSQLLLRRAPLRSDVDGQFSFIDLFAGVGGIRQGFESVGGHCVFSSEWDRFALQTYRANFGNEGEEIQTDIRQITAVSDDADENSRSIDERIPQHDVLLAGFPCQPFSLAGVSKKNSLGREHGFLCEAQGTLFFDVARIIEVKRPRAFLLENVKNLRSHDGGRTYEVIRRVLEELGYRVHDRVIDGKGFVPQHRERIYMVGFRKDTPFTWNQLDFPAPDARTLREVLHPEDGSEAAEPPYTEGDLATVGDKYVLSEKLWKYLQDYRAKHEHAGNGFGYSKVGPEDTARTLSARYHKDGSEILVDRGAGERPRRLTPRECARLMGFDDSFRIPVSDTQAYRQFGNSVVVPVIREIASAMAPHVLADIRSDQDGHQLALPMEFRETA
- a CDS encoding helix-turn-helix domain-containing protein, whose product is MPDRNRQQESLLAAAGASIREIRQENGLSQEQLAMDAGIDQSTLSKIERIGPHVTSWRTLFAILDVLGCEATILISKLEDIEVRPRHL
- a CDS encoding HNH endonuclease; protein product: MSLNLVADLFVNGQRVGTAKARYQYQTWGGKRSPERRLTDNLGPLRNKAKKDDILLFTKDLDDDGYIQLHLIERGTPEYDAINTKIGSSRCGCLDLDNPPVESDEIEEAEKYLDRQVAETPFAFDENREIIEAKTVRKARDRAFRGKVLSLYDNRCAFTGRKFISPVGDNVLGLDAAHVIPVSRAGSDHPANGLPLTKDLHWAFDRGLIGVAPDRKILVPESVRDLPGNEFLVGLHTRPVTEPSDCNMRVMDEALEWHRENRLVE
- a CDS encoding IS5-like element ISHha2 family transposase — protein: MRGEDVEQQHMFSYVSLEDRIPKNHPLREIRVLVDRLLDSISDELDAVYSGTGRPSIPPERLIRALLLQALYSIRSGRLLMEQLDCNLLFRWFVGLQVDDPVWHPTTFTKSRDRLIEAEVAQRLLRSFTELEEVRPLLSDEHFSVDGTLIEAWASMKSFKPISQDGDSSGDDDLQSGGRNPTVNFRGQQRRNDTHASSTDPNARLYRKGQGQPARLCYIGHALMENRHGLIVDTRLTQACGTAEREAALEMIREIPAERGRLTLAGDAGYNTRDFVQALREYEVTPHVAEKRRFNAVDGRTTRHPGYAVSQRIRKRVEEFFGWSKTVGGLRKTRFIGPDRVGWDFGFHALAYNLVRTPKLLGAG